The DNA window AGCATTTGTGAATTCCATAATATTCTTGCAAAGATCAAATGCAAACAGCAACTCTGAGTGATGATACAACcttcaacaaaacacacacatatatacaatatataatacaaaGGTGCTACTTTTGTTATCGATCTGAGGTCATCATCAGTCTTAAAATTCTTTATTAGTACAAATACAATGCAGCCACAGTTAAagagctgaaacacaacaaatcTTTGTGAATTATTCAGTGGTGACTTTCAGTAATTATTACCTTTTTACTTTGTTAAAAGCATTTAGACAGACTATTAATATAATGTTAACATTGAAAGACAGTTTAAGCTATAAATACATAGATCACAAAGTAATATAGATGTATGGTGAATTGGATAAGGTCCTCTGGATTTGAGTGATGTTTTCATGcatatggatggatggatggatggatgaatggaaaaGTTTCTCTGGTCTCAGTAGTATAATTCCTGATCCCACCAACCTGAGAGATTAACAAGCCATAGATTAATGAATACTGAATAGATGTAGAAATGTTAACAATAATAGACGAATGGATGTTAAATGGTCAGAAGGAAGGATAAAGAATCTTGGCTTACTTCCTGGATATCTTCTGACTCCTAACTTTCTGATCTCGTCATAGACAAAGATTAAAATACCATATGGAACAGGAACAAACCACCACTGGACTCTGGAGAGgaaatacaacatttaacattagaCCGCTTGCTacagctttttttaaatctcagatATGGAGAAAACAATGATTGTAGTGGAAACATAACTTTCTACCTATGGGTtccatatttgtgatgttttaataaaaatttaTTTGTATTCTCAGAACATACAGACCACTTTTTCCTTCTCATCCAGTCTGATTTCAGATGATGACCATGTGAATGAGGCTCTGTGTGCTTTTACCTGATTGGCATGAAATTGAAGATATTGGGCATCCCAGGGCAGTAACAAAGCAGATTACCCAAGCAGAGCTGGAAGACTATGGCAGAAACCAGGACACGGTTCctgcacacaaataaacacataaataaccAAACACTCAGCTGGAATCTTGTTACAGTCAGAAGCAGATTAGTTCAGGTTTAAGTGTTTCCATATAAAATGAattgatgaaaacaaaaagacaggaTGCCTCTGTTTGCAAATTAATGCACGAGATAACTACAATTGTAACAGAACTGCAATTTGCCATATAGACTTAATTATGTGACTACAAGACTATCAACAGGGGTAACCATCTTGGAATAATATGTCAACACTCTCAAGTTGGAATAATGACaggttttcctgtttttccctGTATGCCGataactgtgtgaatgtagcATTAGCTAATCATGTTCACGTGATACAGACACAGAATTAACCCTGTAAAAGTTAATTCTGCAACTTAAGCTCTTAAACATTATGCCAAGTGATTCATGTTAGGGATGGGTCTTTACTGACCTGAAAAAGCCTTGCTGGAACACAGAGAGACGTCGAGTTTTCCTGATCAGCACATCTGAGATCTGACAGATCTCTATACTGACGAAAAATACAGTGTAGCACGTATACTCCTGGTACAACCTCTGACTGAATGTCTGtaagcagaggagaggacataAGGAAGGAGTTAGTTATCAGTTCCATGctgataaaaaatacacatattccCTTGACTCAGAAGACAGCAATTAGACATTTTTGTGTCCACAGTTTGAAAAGGGCCCAAAGGTAGGATCTCAAGTCTATGCTAACCCATTCTTGTCCATAGCTGTCCTGTAAGTCTTGAAGATGCACATCCTCCCACTGAGAACGCAGACCAACACACATGAGTGGAAACCAGCCCTCCTGGGCCATGGCTGTGAAATAATCTGTAAAACCTGCAAAAGACTGGATGGCGcctaaaacagagaaagaagaaatgaaaaacGGGTCAATACCATTTTAAGAGTGAAAAAAATCTAGCTCAATGGCTGAGTGACACCATTCAGAAAGCATATGGGGCAGTGGCTCAGGCTCCTCCAGAGGGATTCTGAGTGCACCCTGTTAGAGGTAGTGTCTTATCTGCTTTATTGTACAAGGGTGTAACATGGGAGATGTGTCTAACAAAGTCTATTAGCAGGCTATGCATGTGGTGGAGATACATTCAGGTAACTTTTATGCTTGTCTATTTTGTGTCCGTGTGAAGTATTCATTCAATGTAACAGGTCAATACAgtagtaatatacagtatgcatgtttTGTAgatcagcacagacacacacatagtctCACCTATCTGGAAGTACGAGTACACAGCCAGGGCTTCGTTTACCAGACGGTGGCGACGAGGATTCCTGGGCTTCAGGTGCATAATGTCACTCTCTGCTTTCTCATAagccagagagacagaggggaactacaggagagatgagaataaacaaacaatatatcaCTGCATAGAAGATAAGGGTGTGAAGAACATAATGATGTAGCAAATTTACTGTTAATGTCACCAAATCACCCACTGtaaagaataaggctggtgTGCAGTGATTCAAAATGAAAGTGTAAGTGTCACGGTGAAATGCAAGCATATATTAGACACAATCATCATctttgatgaaaataaatagCCCTGTGAGTGTAATGACCATAAATAAGTAATTTGCTGTCTTGCTGAATTGGTACTAATGACATGATGACTCACAATGTCAGTGGCCAGTTCAATGAAGAGAATAGTGATGCAGCCCAGAGGAAGAGGCACGCTAACGGTGATGTAGATCAGATATGGAGTCAGCTCAGGAATGTTCTTGGTTAGTGTGTAGGCAATAGACTTCTTCAGGTTGTCAAAGATAAGAcggcctacacacacacacacacacacacctcatctcAACTCAACAAAATAGCTCTCTATACtttatgtaaatatacaaaCTGTTCATTGCTCAGTATATACTGGGTACAGCAGTTATTCAAAACGTGATATCCTTTCAAAGTTTAGATTTTCTTATATCAAAACATAgaatttttcaattttatgtgtacttttactgtatatagtaaCTACCAAGATAATgcgtaaaaatgtaaaaagaaataagagAGACAGAATAGGAAGAAGAGGGACATCCTTAAACAGAGACAGGGGGTATGATCTCCCCCTATGTCAAGTGATGACAAGTGAGCCATCTCCCAGACCGTGGACCTTTAAGAATGTTTTGTCTTCTCTAAGTCTCACCCTGCTCCACTCCTGTGACAATAGAAGCAAAGTTATCGTCCAACAGGATCATGTCTGCGGCGTTCTTGGCAGCATCTGACCCCGCGATCCCCATGGCAACACCGATATCAGCCTTCTTAAGAGCCGGAGAGTCGTTCACACCATCACCTGTTACAGCGACAATAGAGCCCTGGGGgggatgaaaacatgaaaacatctgACACAAACCATAACCATAGTGAAATAAGATATTAGCTTTAAATCGTGTATAGGAAACCTGCTTTTGGAtacataatgtttttaaattatcaaACGTGTAcgtctgtgtgtatttaccaGACGTTGACAACTCTCCACGATAATCAGTTTCTGCTGAGGGGATGTTCTTGCAAACACCATCTCAGGATGGTTCCGTAGTGCATCATCTAACTCGTCACTGCTCATGTCTTTCAGCTGACCGCCGCTGATCACACAAGCACGGGCGTCCCTGCACACAGACGACATGGTGACGACAGACAGTAGAATTCTGTAGCTCTGCATTGTAGTCACACAGtaagaaataaacattatacTGCAATGGATAGACAGTTCCTTGATATGTCTCGGAGATGAGCATTGTTCAAAGTGTGGACAGCAGTGATGCGAATACCTCTTGTTGACTTGTTCGACAGGTATGCGCTTCCTCTGGGCAATATCTTCCACTGTTTCACTACCTTCTGAGATGATACCAACATTAGCTGCTATTGCCCTTGCTGTAATTGGATGGTCCCCAGTCACCATGACAACCTGAAGATATAAAAAAGTTATGAGACAGGGAAATGAACAAACTCTTGCAAAATTCTGCATTACAAAAATCATACTTTTTTTCAGAAATCCAAACCTGTTTACAAgctgtttatgtgtatgtgaggcAATGTGAACACACCCTGATACCAGCGGTACGACATTTCATCACTGCATCAGGTACAGTGGCTCTTGGGGGGTCAATCATTGAGATAAGACCGGCAAAGCACAATCCTGACGTGGGGAAGTTCATATCATCAGAGTCAAATTGAAAGCCACGAGGAAACTCTTTCTCATTCAGATAGAGATGACAGAAACCTGGGAGGGGGGGAAAGGGAACAGcagattgttaaaaaaaatggcaaaggGGAACTGACAGTTCAATATAGCAAGCCACATGATTAGGTCACATCAGGGTCATAAGAAGTGCTCTCCTACCCAGTACTCTCTCTCCCAGTCCTCCCAGGTCCATATAAGCTGTCTGAAAGGCTTCGCTCCACTGCTCATCCAGAGGCAACTCCTGGCCTTTTATCAAAATGGTGGAGCAGCGCTCTAAGATACGTTCTGGTGCACCCTTCATCACCAACAGGTAGCGTAGGTCCAGAGGATCCTCGAGTTCATGGATAGACAGCTGGAGAGATAGGGGTGGTTGATAGAAGCTGAATAAAATTGGACATTAATCTGTGCTCTTAGATCCACCGTGAATCACAGGATTATAGTAGTACCACAGTATCAAAGTAGGAAACTCCAGATGATagcattaaatataaaaaatatataaatatatatgtattttgcCCACTATTCTTCTGGTTTACAATGTAGTATTTGATTGAGGATGAGACAAAGCCCATTATCAACACAGCTTCCTGCGCTCACCTGGAACTTGTTGGTGGAGTTGAAAGGCACTTCCACCACTTTCTTGAAGCGATTACGGTAGTCCATGATGTTCCCTACAGTGAGCTCGGAGAACTTCAGCAGAGCCGTCTCTGACGCATCTCCCATCACGAGCCTCTGTGTGAGATGGTAAAAGTGAGataacaaagagagaaaaggaacaaACTGGCTTCTTTAAACCAAAAATAACATAATGTAGGCAAAACTATAATTTAGGTGGAAAATGAAAGCTAGATCAAGACGTCACATTTTGTCGGATGTTTACTACAAATGTCTTAAAACTATAAACTTGTACCTTAGGAATAGGTACACCTTCCTGATCAGGTTTGAATGTAGCTCTGTTACACAGGGAAGTCACTCTTGCCAGTGAACGCCATGTTTCTGATGACTGGTCGAAACTCTGGCCTGGAAACCACACAATCACATGATTACTAAAAGATTactcaaatgtaaaataacattCATGCATCTTTTAAATACACCTAATAGTTGAAATAGCTACTCACAATTTATCTTAATATagtttgtattatatttatataacattgCTCACAACAGTATTGACtgattttaaaaggaaatgcTTTGAACAAAAAAGAGGCTTTTATCCGTGTGTTTACCTGACTGATCTTCAGTGGTATCAGCAGCGTGGATCTGGTTATCGAACCAAAGGTGAGCCACAGTCATCCTGTTCTGGGTCAGGGTACCCGTCTTATCAGAACAGATCACTGAAGTGGAGCCTAAACACACGCAGACCAAACTTCTCAAGTCAAATCTTTATAAGATATGCTTTTATATTAAATTTGTGTCATTATGCTGCATGAGTTGAGTTGAGGATGTAAGCATATGTGATCCAAACGCTTTCTTTGGATGGTAAAGCTACACTCTGCAAC is part of the Siniperca chuatsi isolate FFG_IHB_CAS linkage group LG9, ASM2008510v1, whole genome shotgun sequence genome and encodes:
- the LOC122881314 gene encoding potassium-transporting ATPase alpha chain 1, with the protein product MSKQDTYDMFEMDGEMDKKKKKKMKKKEKLEGMKKEMDIDDHEITIEELEMRYTTSVTKGLTTTFARQILERDGPNELKPPKGTPEYVKFARQLAGGLQCLMWVAAVICFIAFGIELARGNLTSFDNLYLAITLIAVVVVTGCFGYYQEFKSTNIIASFKNLVPQQAVVIRDGQKNQINANQLVVGDLVEIKGGDRVPADIRIISQSCKVDNSSLTGESEPQTRSPECTHENPLETRNIAFFSTTCLEGVATGVIINTGDRTIIGRIASLASGVGNEKTPIAIEIEHFVDIIAGLAIFFGFTFFVVAMFIGYAFLEAMIFFMAIVVAYVPEGLLATVTVCLSLTAKRLARKNCVVKNLEAVETLGSTSVICSDKTGTLTQNRMTVAHLWFDNQIHAADTTEDQSGQSFDQSSETWRSLARVTSLCNRATFKPDQEGVPIPKRLVMGDASETALLKFSELTVGNIMDYRNRFKKVVEVPFNSTNKFQLSIHELEDPLDLRYLLVMKGAPERILERCSTILIKGQELPLDEQWSEAFQTAYMDLGGLGERVLGFCHLYLNEKEFPRGFQFDSDDMNFPTSGLCFAGLISMIDPPRATVPDAVMKCRTAGIRVVMVTGDHPITARAIAANVGIISEGSETVEDIAQRKRIPVEQVNKRDARACVISGGQLKDMSSDELDDALRNHPEMVFARTSPQQKLIIVESCQRLGSIVAVTGDGVNDSPALKKADIGVAMGIAGSDAAKNAADMILLDDNFASIVTGVEQGRLIFDNLKKSIAYTLTKNIPELTPYLIYITVSVPLPLGCITILFIELATDIFPSVSLAYEKAESDIMHLKPRNPRRHRLVNEALAVYSYFQIGAIQSFAGFTDYFTAMAQEGWFPLMCVGLRSQWEDVHLQDLQDSYGQEWTFSQRLYQEYTCYTVFFVSIEICQISDVLIRKTRRLSVFQQGFFRNRVLVSAIVFQLCLGNLLCYCPGMPNIFNFMPIRVQWWFVPVPYGILIFVYDEIRKLGVRRYPGSWWDQELYY